A single window of Merismopedia glauca CCAP 1448/3 DNA harbors:
- the ispD gene encoding 2-C-methyl-D-erythritol 4-phosphate cytidylyltransferase, whose protein sequence is MHLLIPAAGMGKRMGSQRNKLFLPLQKQPILAWTLIAASNAIAIDWIGIIAQPYDWEDIQEILDSLNLSKPVQLIAGGDTRQGSVYNGLQALPANAVKVLIHDGARCLATPELLDRCARAFDTWQGFVAAIPVKDTIKIVDADGAIASTPDRSQLWAAQTPQGFDVQLLKECHNQGKQSGWEVTDDAALFEKCGLKVGIVEGEETNLKVTTPVDLALAEYILQQRNLESGNKPLISS, encoded by the coding sequence GTGCATCTATTAATTCCAGCAGCAGGTATGGGTAAACGGATGGGGAGTCAGCGCAATAAACTGTTTCTTCCTTTGCAAAAGCAACCCATCTTGGCTTGGACATTAATTGCAGCTTCTAACGCGATCGCAATTGACTGGATTGGGATTATCGCTCAACCCTATGACTGGGAAGATATTCAAGAAATACTAGATAGTCTTAATCTATCAAAACCAGTTCAATTGATAGCTGGGGGAGATACTCGTCAAGGCTCAGTTTATAACGGTTTACAGGCTTTACCTGCCAATGCGGTTAAAGTCTTAATTCACGATGGTGCTAGGTGCTTAGCTACTCCCGAACTGTTAGATCGCTGCGCTCGTGCTTTCGATACTTGGCAAGGTTTTGTGGCAGCTATCCCTGTGAAAGATACTATTAAAATCGTGGATGCAGATGGCGCGATCGCCTCTACCCCAGATCGCTCTCAACTTTGGGCAGCGCAAACACCCCAAGGCTTTGATGTACAGCTACTTAAAGAATGCCATAACCAGGGTAAGCAATCGGGTTGGGAAGTCACTGATGATGCCGCTTTGTTTGAAAAATGTGGTTTAAAAGTCGGAATCGTGGAAGGAGAAGAAACTAACCTCAAGGTAACTACCCCCGTCGATTTGGCTCTAGCTGAATATATCTTGCAGCAACGTAACTTAGAATCCGGTAATAAACCTCTAATTAGTTCATAA